GCGAGCTCGCGGTGCTGCACGACCTCCCCGGGAAGGCCGACTTCGACGGCGCCGGCGACGGGCCGCGGTCGGTGCTGGAGGGGTTCGCGGCGCAGGTCGCACGCGATCCGGACGCGGAGGCCGTGGTCTGCGGAGAGCAGCGGCTCAGCTACCGGGAACTGGCCGACCGGTCCGACGCACTGGCCGAGGCACTGCTCACTGCCGGGGTCGGCCCCGAGTCCCGGGTCGGCGTCTGCCTGGAGCGCAGCCAGTGGCTGCCCGTCGCACTGCTGGGCATCTGGAAGGCCGGTGGCGCGTACGTCCCGCTCGACCCCGAGTACCCGCACGCCCGTCTCACCCACATGGCCCGGGACGCGGCCCTCAGCTGCATCGTCACCCAGCACGAGCTGGCCGACCTGGCCGCCTCACTGCACACCGCACCGGTCCTGGTCGAAGACCTCCCCCGCACGGCGTCCCGCAGGACCGACCCGCACCTGCCGGCCGGGAACGCGCTCGCCTACGTGATCTACACCTCCGGCTCGACCGGCCGGCCCAAGGGCGTCGGCATCGACCACGGCAGCCTGATCCGGTTCTTCGCGGGCATGGAGCAGTCCTGCCCGTTGGGCCGGAACGACACCATCGCCGCGCTCACCAGCATCTGCTTCGACATCTCGACCGTCGAACTGCTGCTGCCGCTCGTCCTCGGCAGCCGCATCGTCGTGATGACGAAAGAACAATCCCTGGACGCCCGTGAGCTTGCCGACCGCGTGCGGGAGCACGGTGTCACCGTCCTGCAGGCCACGCCCACGTCCTGGCGCATGCTGATCGAGGCGGGCGGCGACTGGGGGAAGCTGACCCACGCGATGTCCGGCGGTGAGCCCCTCACCACCGAGCTGGCCGCGGGGCTCCTCGAACGCGGTCTGCGGGTCTGGAACCTGTACGGACCCACCGAGGCCACCGTCTGGTCCTCGCTCGCGGAGATCACGGCAGCGGCTGATGCCGCGACGGTGGGCCGCACGATCGGCGGGGCGCGCCACTACGTCCTCGACCCGCACGGCCGACCGGTACCGGTCGGTGTGACGGGCGAGCTCCACATCGGCGGCGGCATCGTCGCCCGCGGCTACCTGGGCCGCCCGGCCCAGAGCGCGGACCGCTTCGTCCCCGACCCGCTGGGGCCCCCGGGATCCCGGATGTACCGCACCGGTGACCGGGTCCGCTGGCTCGCCGACGGCAATCTGCAGTGCCTCGGCCGCCTCGACAGCCAGGTCAAGATCCGGGGCTTCAGGATCGAACCGGGTGAGATCGAATCGGTGCTCGGCAGCTGTCCCGGCGTCGACTTCGCCGCGGTGGTGGCGCGGCCGGACCCGGCCGGCGGGCAGCGCCTGATCGGATACGTCCTGCCCCGATCGCCCGGCTCGGTGACCCCGGCGGAGCTGCGCGCCTGGTGCGGGCGCCAACTGCCGGCCCACATGGTGCCCGCGCGCCTGTTGCTGATCGACTCCGTCCCGCGGACACCCGGCGGAAAGCTGGACCGCCAGGGGTTCCCCGACCCGGACAGCGCTCCCGAGGGCCCGGATGCCGGGCACGAACCTCCGACGAACGAGGTCGAACGGACCCTCGCCGACATCTGGGCCCGCCTGCTCGGGCTGCGGAACCCCGGCATCCGGGACGACTTCTTCGAGAGCGGCGGGCACTCGCTCCTCGCCACCCGGCTGATCTCCCGGATCCGGGTGGAGTTCCAGGTCGACTTCCCGCTGCGGGAGTTCTTCCGGGCTCCCACGATCGCCGGTCTGGCCACAGCGGTCGAGGACCTCATCACCGCTCAGATGTCCGACCTGACCGAGGAAGAACTCCGAGACATGCTCGCCGAAATGGATGCGTCGTGAACGAGAACGAGAACACGCCCGCCACGGCGGACGCCCTGCGCCGGGAACTCATCGCCAAGCGGCTGGCCGGCCGGAAGACCGCGGCCGCCGGTGGTGCGGTCGGTGGTCGGATGGAGCGGGTGGAGCGGGGCGGGGCACTGCCGGCCTCCTTCGCCCAGGAGCGGCTGTGGCTGCTGGACCGCCTCTCGGCGAGTGGCGACGAGTACCTCCTCAAGTACGTGTGGCGGGTGCGGGGTCGGCTGGACCGGTCGGCCTGGCAGCAGGCCCTGGACGACGTCGTCGCCCGGCACGAGGTACTGCGCACCGCCCTGATCGAGGTCGACGGACGCCCCGTCCAACGCATCGCCGACCACGCCACCGTCCCCACCCAGTGGCACGACCTCACCACCACCCCCGCCACCGCCGAGCAGCGCCTCGACCACGCCCGCGACCTGGCCACCGCCTTCTCCACCCGGCCCTTCGACCTCGCCACCGCCCCCCTCCTGCGCTGCGCCGCCTGGACCCTGGACACCGACGACCACCTCGTCACCGTCACCTTCCACCACGTCGCCTCCGACGGCTGGTCCGCCAAGATCTTCACCGACGAACTCACCACCTGCTACGAAGCACGCACCACCCACACCACCCCCACCCTGCCGGCCCTGCCCGTCCAGTACGCCGACTTCGCCTCCTGGCAACGCAACCACCTCACCGGCCAGGTCCTCGACGACCAACTCGCCCACTGGCGCACCGCCCTGGCCGACCTCACCACCCTCGACCTCCCCACCGACCACCCCCGGCCCACCACCCGCACCGGCCGCGGCGCCACCATCACCCACACCCTCCCCACCACCCTCATCACCCAACTCGAAACCCTCGCCCGCACCCACCGGGCCACCACCTTCATGGTCCTGCTCGCCGCCTTCCACACCGTCCTCGCCCGCTGGTCCGGACAGACCGACATCGCCATCGGCACCCCCATCGCCGGCCGCAACCGCGCCGAAACCGAAGGCCTCATCGGCTTCTTCGTCAACACCCTCGTCACCCGCACCGACCTCACCGACAACCCCACCTTCGCAACCCACCTCACCCGCGTCCGCGACAACGTCCTCAACGCCTTCGACCACCAAGACCTCCCCTTCGAACGCCTCGTCGAAGACCTCAAACCCCCACGCGACCCCAGCCGCAACCCCCTCTTCCAGGCCTGGTTCGTCACCCAGAACTTCGAGCAGGCCGAGGCGCACCACGGCTCCATCCAGCTGTCGCCGATGAGCCTGGACAGCGGCGATCCCTCCTCGCCCTTCGACATCTCGCTGATCACGCGACCCGTCGAAGGCGGGATGAGGTTCCACTTCACCTACGCCAGGGACCTGTTCGACGCCGACTCCGTCGAGCGGCTGGCGAGCCACCTGCGCCGACTTCTCGAAACAGTGGCGCTCACCCCTGACGTCCCGGTCGGAAGCGTGGACCTGCTGACGGACGAGGAGCGGCGGGCTCTCACCGTCCTCAGCGCGCCGGTCGAGGCGGCCGGTGAGCCGCCGTCGGTCTTGGAGGCGTTCGCGGCCCAGGTGGCACGCGATCCGGACGCGGTGGCCGTGGTCTGCGGAGAACAGCACCTCACCTACCGGGAACTGGCCGACCGCTCCGACGCACTCGCCGACGCACTGCACGCCACCGGAGTCGGCCCCGAGTCCCGGGTCGGCGTCTGCCTGGAACGCAGCCCATGGCTGCCCGTCGCACTCCTCGGCATCTGGAAAGCCGGCGGCGCCTACGTCCCACTCGACCCCGCCTACCCCCACGCCCGCCTCACCCACATGGCCCAGGACGCAGACCTGACCTGCATCGTCACCCAGCACCACCTCGCCGACCTGGCCACCTCACTGCACACCACACCCGTCCTGGTCGAAGACCTCCCCGCCACCGGCACCCGCACCCCCCACCCACCGGCCGGGAACACGCTCGCCTACCTCATCTACACCTCCGGCTCCACCGGCCGACCCAAGGGCGTCGCCGTCGACCACCCCGCCCTGACCCGCCACACCCACACCATCCGCGAGCACTACCGACTCACCCCCCACGACCGCGTCCTGCAGTTCGCCTCCTACTCCTTCGACCCCTTCCTGGAGCAGCTGCTCCCGGCACTGCTCAGCGGCGCCCGGGTGGTCATCCGGCCGAACGATCCGTGGCTGCCGACCCACCTCCCGTCCGTGATCGAGCAGTTCGGCGTCACCGTGGCCAACTTCCCGCCGGCGTACTGGGCGGAGATGGTGTCGGGCCTGTCGGCGGCCCAGGTGCCCGCGATGGCCACCCTGCGGCTGTTGGTCCTCGGCGGCGAGGTCCTGCCCCCCGCCGCGCTCGCCGTCTGGCAGCAGCACCTCCCCGGCGTCACCGTCGTCAACGCCTACGGACCCACCGAGACCACCGTGACCGCGACCGCCCACACGGTCCGGGGGGACACTCCGGGCAAGGTGCCGATCGGTACCGCTCTGGGCGGTCGGCGGACCTACGTCCTCGACCCCCACGGCAACCCCACCCCCCTCGGCATCCCCGGCGAACTGTGCATCGGCGGCCCCGAACTCGCCCGCGGCTACCACCACCAACCCGCCCTCACCGCCGACCGCTTCACCCCCGACCCCCACGGACCCGCCGGCAGCCGCATCTACCACACCGGCGACCGCGTCCGCCGACTCCCCGACGGCACCCTCCACTACCTCGGCCGCCTCGACAACCAGATCAAACTCCGCGGCCACCGCATCGAACTCGACGAAATCCAAACCACCCTCACCAACCACCCCCACATCACCACAGCCATCACCACCATCCGCGAAGACCGACCCGGACACCCCCACCTCACCGCCCACTACACCACCACCGACACCACCCCCCTCACCACCACCACCCTCCGCACCTGGTGCACCACCACCCTCCCCGACCACATGATCCCCACCCACTTCATCCACCTCACCACCCTCCCCACCACCCCCACCGGAAAAATCGACCACAAAGCCCTCCCCGCACCCACCACCGATCGCACCACCACCGACACCGACTACACCGCCCCGCGCAACCCCACCGAACAGACCATCGCCGACATCTGGGCTGAAGTCCTCGGCACCACCGTCGTCGGCATCGACGACAACTTCTTCGAGCTCGGCGGCCACTCCCTCCTCGCCACCATGGCCGTCTCGCGCATCGCCGAACAGCTCAACCGCTCGGTCGAACTGCGCACCATCTTCGAGAAGCCCTGCATCCGCGAATTCGCCGAGCAGGTCGCGGCCGCCGGTGGTGCGGTCGGTGGTCGGATGGAGCGGGTGGAGCGGGGCGGGGCACTTCCGGCCTCCTTCGCCCAGGAGCGGCTGTGGCTGCTGGACCGCCTCTCCACGACCCGGGACGAGTACACCCTCAGCCACGTGTGGCGGGTGCGGGGTCGGTTGGACCGGTCGGCCTGGCAGCAGGCCCTGGACGACGT
Above is a genomic segment from Kitasatospora cineracea containing:
- a CDS encoding non-ribosomal peptide synthetase produces the protein MNENENTPATADALRRELIAKRLAGRKTAAAGGAVGGRMERVERGGALPASFAQERLWLLDRLSASGDEYLLKYVWRVRGRLDRSAWQQALDDVVARHEVLRTALIEVDGRPVQRIADHATVPTQWHDLTTTPATAEQRLDHARDLATAFSTRPFDLATAPLLRCAAWTLDTDDHLVTVTFHHVASDGWSAKIFTDELTTCYEARTTHTTPTLPALPVQYADFASWQRNHLTGQVLDDQLAHWRTALADLTTLDLPTDHPRPTTRTGRGATITHTLPTTLITQLETLARTHRATTFMVLLAAFHTVLARWSGQTDIAIGTPIAGRNRAETEGLIGFFVNTLVTRTDLTDNPTFATHLTRVRDNVLNAFDHQDLPFERLVEDLKPPRDPSRNPLFQAWFVTQNFEQAEAHHGSIQLSPMSLDSGDPSSPFDISLITRPVEGGMRFHFTYARDLFDADSVERLASHLRRLLETVALTPDVPVGSVDLLTDEERRALTVLSAPVEAAGEPPSVLEAFAAQVARDPDAVAVVCGEQHLTYRELADRSDALADALHATGVGPESRVGVCLERSPWLPVALLGIWKAGGAYVPLDPAYPHARLTHMAQDADLTCIVTQHHLADLATSLHTTPVLVEDLPATGTRTPHPPAGNTLAYLIYTSGSTGRPKGVAVDHPALTRHTHTIREHYRLTPHDRVLQFASYSFDPFLEQLLPALLSGARVVIRPNDPWLPTHLPSVIEQFGVTVANFPPAYWAEMVSGLSAAQVPAMATLRLLVLGGEVLPPAALAVWQQHLPGVTVVNAYGPTETTVTATAHTVRGDTPGKVPIGTALGGRRTYVLDPHGNPTPLGIPGELCIGGPELARGYHHQPALTADRFTPDPHGPAGSRIYHTGDRVRRLPDGTLHYLGRLDNQIKLRGHRIELDEIQTTLTNHPHITTAITTIREDRPGHPHLTAHYTTTDTTPLTTTTLRTWCTTTLPDHMIPTHFIHLTTLPTTPTGKIDHKALPAPTTDRTTTDTDYTAPRNPTEQTIADIWAEVLGTTVVGIDDNFFELGGHSLLATMAVSRIAEQLNRSVELRTIFEKPCIREFAEQVAAAGGAVGGRMERVERGGALPASFAQERLWLLDRLSTTRDEYTLSHVWRVRGRLDRSAWQQALDDVVARHEVLRTALIEVDGRPVQRIADHATVPTQWHDLTTTPATAEQRLDHARDLATAFSTRPFDLATAPLLRCAAWTLDTDDHLVTVTFHHVASDGWSAKIFTDELTAHYEARTTHTTPTLPTLPVQYADFASWQRNHLTGQVLDDQLAHWRTALADLTTLDLPTDHPRPTTRTGRGATITHTLPTTLITQLETLARTHRATTFMVLLAAFHTVLARWSGQTDIAIGTPIAGRNRAETEGLIGFFVNTLVTRTDLTDNPTFTTHLTRVRDNVLNAFDHQDLPFERLVEDLKPPRDPSRNPLFQVLFDVNDRPATRVTAAGAEFTPVDLPRNTAKFDLSLSFGTGREGRFSLHVEYATDLFDRATVLRLASHVESVLTEIAHSPRTRVGDLRMLSEEERKSVEALSAPVEVAGEPPSVLEAFAAQVARDPDAVAVVCGEQHLTYRELADRSDALADTLHATGVRPESRVGVCLERSPWLPVALLGIWKAGGAYVPLDPAYPHARLTHMAQDAALTCIVTQHELADLATSLHRTPVLVEDLPATGTHTPHPPAGNTLAYIIYTSGSTGRPKGVAVDHPALARHTHTIREHYRLTPHDRVLQFASYSFDAALEQTLPGLTAGARVVIRPDQMWTIEELREQIHTHGITVMELVPTYWAEFAAGLTPASRNPLATLRLVITGGEVLPPAPTDAWFTHLPHIPVVNTYGPTETAIAATAHTVRRRTADRIPIGIALGSRRTYVLDPHGNPTPLGIPGELCIGGPELARGYHHQPALTADRFTPDPHGPAGSRIYHTGDRVRRLPDGTLHYLGRLDNQIKLRGHRIELDEIQTTLTNHPHITTAITTIREDRPGHPHLTAHYTTTDTTPLTTTTLRTWCTTTLPDHMIPTHFIHLTTLPTTPTGKIDHKALPAPTTDEGAKSTSFVEPGTPTEDVIASIWSVALGIDRVGVEDNFFELGGHSLRATVVASRMRQAFDCPVQVRHVFENPTVAALAVTVEQLLIDEIAAMSGDEIDLSLHLHLQ